A part of Alphaproteobacteria bacterium genomic DNA contains:
- the efp gene encoding elongation factor P, giving the protein MKISGNAIRVGNVIEFEGKLWVAVKTQHTQPGKGGAYMQVELKNLTEGTKTNVRFRSAEQVERVFLDAQPYQYLYAEGNDLIFMDQQTFEQISLSRDFVGDAADFLQDGMIVNVSSYETKPLSIQLPDTVILTIAEADPVVKGQTASSSFKPAVLENGMRVMVPPHIGSGMRIVINTDDRTYVERAKE; this is encoded by the coding sequence ATGAAAATAAGTGGAAATGCAATTCGAGTCGGGAATGTTATCGAGTTTGAAGGAAAATTATGGGTTGCCGTTAAAACGCAGCATACTCAGCCCGGTAAAGGGGGCGCATATATGCAAGTTGAATTGAAAAATTTGACGGAAGGCACCAAAACAAACGTGCGCTTTCGCTCAGCAGAGCAAGTCGAACGCGTCTTTCTTGATGCTCAGCCTTATCAATACCTTTATGCCGAAGGCAATGATTTGATTTTTATGGATCAACAAACATTTGAACAAATTAGTTTATCCCGCGACTTTGTGGGTGACGCCGCAGATTTCTTGCAAGATGGAATGATTGTTAATGTTTCTTCGTACGAAACAAAGCCCCTCAGCATTCAACTTCCCGACACCGTTATTTTAACGATCGCTGAAGCTGACCCTGTTGTGAAAGGACAGACCGCTTCGTCTTCTTTTAAACCAGCTGTTTTGGAAAATGGCATGCGCGTGATGGTTCCCCCCCACATTGGTTCGGGAATGCGCATTGTTATTAATACGGATGACCGTACTTACGTGGAACGTGCCAAAGAATAA